The genomic segment CTATAAGAACCTCCTCCTCGCGTGATTCCACCGGGTCGTTTCTTGTCTTGGTGTCGCCGTCCCCGCTGCTTGATAATCCCTAACCCTAGGTTCGAGCAAGCTTGGCGGGTACGTGTGATCGGAAGCCTGGACGGGCGATGCAATTGATTAGGCATGAGTGTGGAGCGTGGCCGCTTGGGCGTTGTGCGTTGGACGATACGTGAGTGACCTTCGTCTGGCCGGTTCCGGTCGGGAGAAGCTGCGAGGAGCGGGTCAGGAGAGAGAAAAATAGGCAAGAAAAAACCGTCGACGTGGCATGCCAGCTGGACCTGACAATTGAGACCTGTTGGACAAAACACTCGCAAAATTTTGAACAGGGTAAATCGTGGCAGAACTTTTGCTAAATGAAGTAAAACGCATGAAATCTCGCTAAATGAGGTGATTAGTATCAAAAGTGTCAAAATTGAGGGTAAAAACTGGTATTCACTCATCTGTTAAATTTTGTTCATGAATTTAGGAGGTTGAATTGCGAGGCTCGCAATTTAGCGAAGCATGCTCTACAACTAAGGGTTGGTCACCATGTTTGGTTTAGGCCAACCTAGTGATCTTTTGTTCGCCCTTTAAACATTGTGACTGTTGAATAAAGCTTGCCGAAATTTGTCTTAAAAAATGCTTACAGATTGACTAGCTCGCGCGTGGTGGATTGGTTTCAGCTGTCAGCACTCGCGCGGGTCATCCTTTGTTGTTAAAAAAAAGCACTTTGCGCGGGAAATATGCTTTGAAACCAGGAATGGAGATGTACCAGAAAACAGAGGATGTACTCTGCCTTCAAACTCTGAACAGAGGATGTACTCTGCCCTGGTCAAGTTGGAGCCGGCTAACCTGTAGGTTGGCCGCCACCGCCGGCGCAGGTGGTCAGCGTACGCCTGCGGTCGCGGTGGCCAGTCCTACCGTCATTACATGCATCCCCTGTAATCAAACCTTCATTTAGTCTGCGTGACAACGATTTGTCATAAGATTTAGGAGCCATTCACATGATGTGAAACCCTGTGTGTCAAACCATAATATTGATTTTACACAAGTACCCGCACTTCCCCTAGTCTGACTGTACGCATCTACGTAGTTCTTCTGCCTGCAAGTTGTGCAATGCATTTTTTGAATTAATAAAAGCACTTGACATCAGGTTTCGCATCAAACGAATATATCCAAGTAAATTTACTAGAAAGATCAATAAAATTGATACAATACATTTATCCGCCGACAGACTCGGGTGCAGAATACAAATTCTTTAGGCCGCCCTTGGATGGAGTGTAATCTAATATAATACAGTTGTGTCAGTTTTACAAGTGTATCTTACCGGATTAGAGTGATTTCCGGCACAAAACGACGAACGTGCAGTGGCGTGTATATTTTACAGGTGTATCCGAAGGAAACATGATAATCCAAACGCAGCCTTAGGAGACATTATAATACATGAGTAGAAATGGGGCAAGCAAAGTGGTTGGCCAGTTGGTGTGCACAACCCCGACAGAAGCATCTGTCAAGCTGCATGGTGGAGATTTATTCACAAACTGAATTGACTGGACAGCCTGAGAAGAGGGGTGTCACAGGGCGCCTGCGCCGCACCTCCTTATGTCGAACCTTACTAATTGTACCCTCATGTTGGGCTGCTCAACGACAGATGAATGTATATACGGAGAGAGTCCAGTTTCACATCTAATGTGGTAAATTATGTATCTTCGACATCTGAGGCCCTTGATAAAATAACAAAGATGGAATTCAGAAAttagaaatatgatattcttcaGTCATGCAGAACATGAATAACGTTAGTGAGAACTAAACAACGACCGGCAACAATATGAGAAAGGTGCAAACCTGGTCCACTGCAAACTTGAACTTGATCAAACAGAGAGTGAGGTGTTGGAGATTGCTCGTGGGGAGCTGTGACTTGACAAGACCTCTGCAACCTCGTTTGCGGAGTGTCGGTGTAACAACTGTTGTAGACTTTGCGGGAGGCAACATATTTCCCCGACATAGTTTTGGTTGGATCAACCACCTTTTTGAGCAAGATAACCCTTGGCCTCTTGGGGTGCTTCTTCAATTCATTTTCCCAGAGCTGTATGGTTTGTTGATTGAGCATAGAATCCAGAGCGACTTCCTCAAGAGCTTCAAATGATTCCACTTTTAGGTCATCAGAAAGACCCACTAGATCTTTACAGAGCCACTGGAGTGAAACAAGACGCGGCAAAGCTCCATGCTCAATTATAGGGAATCTGGGTTTTTCGACCACAAGGCAAAGCCGTTGCAGGCTTGGGAAATCCCCAATGTCTATATTTAAATCGGCGAGATCGACTTCAACCAGTTTGAGACAAACCAAGAGCTTTAGGTTGCCCAGACCTGCTAGAAGTTCAGACCCCTTCAGATTAGTATATGTAAGGCACAGCTCCTTCAGACCACGCAGGCCCATAACAAACTGAGGTAACTGATTCAGGCTGCCTTGCAGTTTCAGTGAGCTAAGATAACCACGCTTTCTTGATGTTGCAATTGTGCTGTCACCTTGATGGTGATGAAGCAAACCTTTGGAAAAATCATTCAAATGAAGTGATAGGGAACGGGCGCCTACTGGAGTAGCCATACCAGCCTGAGCAAACTTGTGAATGGCCTCTGAAAGTACGGCGTAATTGCTATCTGTGCTAGGGATCTCACACCATATCTTGACCTTTGTCAGTTTTTTCATATGAACCATCAGTTCCGGGAATCCAGAGTTGCTGTCTACAACAACTCCTGCCAGAGTCTGCAAATTAGTTTTTCCTTGCAGGAATCCCGTAAGGTTCTTGCCACTAATCTTTTTTAGCTTAATCTTTCCATAAAGGTGTGCAAGGTGGGGCAGAGTAATAACTTCCATAGGCAGTGTCTCTATCTTTGTCTTCCTCAAGTCAAGTGTCTCTAAACAATGAAGCCTTTCCATTTGAACTGAAAGATTGCTAACAGAGCTCCCCAGTGTCAGATATTTGAGATGCAGCAGCTTGTATATCTGCCCCAGATGTTCTTCATTCAAAACACTACATTCTTTTAGATCCAACACCCTCAGCAGCTCAAAACTCGTCAAGTCTGGAACAGCTTCTTCTACACTCCCAAAGACTGTTAGAGATCTGGGGCGCAGCTGCTTGCTGGCTGATCCCGAAAAGAAATTATCAACCTTTTTTTTGAAAGACGAAAAGATGTTGTGCAGGCGGTCATGGCCAGCTGGACCGGTACCATCTCCCTTGTTGCCTGCTGTGCCATTTGTAGCGTTCTCAATAATGAGGTGACGGAAGTTACTTCGGTTCTTAGCGCCAAAAGATGTATCAATGAAATTCGAAGCCATGGACTTGTGTAGCATGAACTGGTGCATGATACCGTGAGGTTTGCACGTCTTGGCTTTCCCATTGTTGCTTGGATCGACGGGCCGAATGATATTCCTGTCGATTAGCTCATCCAATTTCTTATTGGCAATCTCTTGGTCACCATCAATGTATCCTTCAGCTAACCATCGGCTAGTAAGAGTTTTCCTGCTTACTGGGCGATCATTTGGGAATGCACTTGAGTATAGTAAGCAGGTCTTGAGAGAATTGCCAGGCAGACTGCTGTAATTATTCATAAGAACTTGCCCTAGTTTTGTGAAGTGACCATTCTTGTTCTCGTCCATACGAGAACATAGGTTCTGGGTCATTTCTTCACAGAGATCCcctgtcaacttgtgaccttgcAAAGCTTTGGCAACACTAACAAGAGCGAGTGGGTGACCATCACATCTGTTCACGATTGCAGTTGAACCCCTCTCCAAGTCAGGTGAGCATCCATTGACAAAAACCTTCTTGTCTAGATAAGCCTTGGACTGTTCCGCACTAAGAGATCTCATACTGTAAACATAACCATCAGGCAAGCTGCAGGCATTAGCTACTGAGGTCACAGTCGTGGTCACTAGTATTCTGCTCTCTGTTTCATTTGGGAAGATGGGTTTTATTGCGTCCCAGATCTCCATCTTGATGTTATCAATTACAATTAAACACCTGTTAGCAAAATGGAAAAATGCAAAGTTAATATGCCGGTCATTTGGAATTGGCTTTGTAGTTAAGCAAGTCCCCTGTTTTGGTTTAAAAAGTCCCCTGTTTTGGTCTAAAAAGTCCCCTGTTTTGGTCCAAATTACCAAGCCAACTACTCAACATGAGGGTAACAGGAGAACAATAGAGCCGTTCAAGCATGGCTGCCTATTGGTGACTACGCCTACTGAATTCTTGAGAGGACAAGTATCTTTGTTATGCAAGCACTCTACTGGAAAAAATGAACCAAAAACTTGATTGGCTAAGTAGGTCTCATATTTGCAGGAAAATTCGTACTTATCGTACTTTTTTTAGCTTTTACAATTTATTAGTTGTAGTACAACCAATTGAAAACTCTACAAATGTTAAGAGTTGTCTATTTTTAGTAAATCCCTTTGCAGGTTATTTCGAAGTTAATTTCCAGGGAAACTCATTTGCGACCAATGCCGCCAGAAATAGCCCAATGACAGCGTCAATCACTACGATTGATGGGTTTGAGATTAGATAGTCATTTTGCCAGTGAAAAACTGATACTTGTACACTTGCAAAACAATAGGTACTGTGCATGCCTAATCAGGAGCAAGATACAAACTGAATGTTAGAGTTGAGCTAATGTACTATACATTTTTAGGCGTACTGATTAGT from the Triticum urartu cultivar G1812 unplaced genomic scaffold, Tu2.1 TuUngrouped_contig_4256, whole genome shotgun sequence genome contains:
- the LOC125527568 gene encoding disease resistance protein RGA4-like isoform X1 (The sequence of the model RefSeq protein was modified relative to this genomic sequence to represent the inferred CDS: added 542 bases not found in genome assembly), with the translated sequence MEVAVAVVSAVTKSVVSKLLTVIEKRYKELKDLEGDIGFLHRELAMICGSMEVQISHKGQPSAVEILSMEEFRALAHNIEDCLDRFLPCAACEGELQIRDPRKFCHEIARLKRELDAAHERKVRYNADFGSAAAESNLDDNPVDPENPGAYGASPAVGIEEAKQELCKSLVDGGGGGGQASRRKLKVVSVVGFGGSGKTALAWEVYNCPQVAERFGRRAWVTLASKHKHDVAAKEALLRAILEGLLGEEAQESMPQKLRQLQQHVSVLLRTKRCLIVIDNIKMEIWDAIKPIFPNETESRILVTTTVTSVANACSLPDGYVYSMRSLSAEQSKAYLDKKVFVNGCSPDLERGSTAIVNRCDGHPLALVSVAKALQGHKLTGDLCEEMTQNLCSRMDENKNGHFTKLGQVLMNNYSSLPGNSLKTCLLYSSAFPNDRPVSRKTLTSRWLAEGYIDGDQEIANKKLDELIDRNIIRPVDPSNNGKAKTCKPHGIMHQFMLHKSMASNFIDTSFGAKNRSNFRHLIIENATNGTAGNKGDGTGPAGHDRLHNIFSSFKKKVDNFFSGSASKQLRPRSLTVFGSVEEAVPDLTSFELLRVLDLKECSVLNEEHLGQIYKLLHLKYLTLGSSVSNLSVQMERLHCLETLDLRKTKIETLPMEVITLPHLAHLYGKIKLKKISGKNLTGFLQGKTNLQTLAGVVVDSNSGFPELMVHMKKLTKVKIWCEIPSTDSNYAVLSEAIHKFAQAGMATPVGARSLSLHLNDFSKGLLHHHQGDSTIATSRKRGYLSSLKLQGSLNQLPQFVMGLRGLKELCLTYTNLKGSELLAGLGNLKLLVCLKLVEVDLADLNIDIGDFPSLQRLCLVVEKPRFPIIEHGALPRLVSLQWLCKDLVGLSDDLKVESFEALEEVALDSMLNQQTIQLWENELKKHPKRPRVILLKKVVDPTKTMSGKYVASRKVYNSCYTDTPQTRLQRSCQVTAPHEQSPTPHSLFDQVQVCSGPGPQMSKIHNLPH
- the LOC125527568 gene encoding disease resistance protein RGA4-like isoform X2 (The sequence of the model RefSeq protein was modified relative to this genomic sequence to represent the inferred CDS: added 542 bases not found in genome assembly); translation: MEVAVAVVSAVTKSVVSKLLTVIEKRYKELKDLEGDIGFLHRELAMICGSMEVQISHKGQPSAVEILSMEEFRALAHNIEDCLDRFLPCAACEGELQIRDPRKFCHEIARLKRELDAAHERKVRYNADFGSAAAESNLDDNPVDPENPGAYGASPAVGIEEAKQELCKSLVDGGGGGGQASRRKLKVVSVVGFGGSGKTALAWEVYNCPQVAERFGRRAWVTLASKHKHDVAAKEALLRAILEGLLGEEAQESMPQKLRQLQQHVSVLLRTKRCLIVIDNIKMEIWDAIKPIFPNETESRILVTTTVTSVANACSLPDGYVYSMRSLSAEQSKAYLDKKVFVNGCSPDLERGSTAIVNRCDGHPLALVSVAKALQGHKLTGDLCEEMTQNLCSRMDENKNGHFTKLGQVLMNNYSSLPGNSLKTCLLYSSAFPNDRPVSRKTLTSRWLAEGYIDGDQEIANKKLDELIDRNIIRPVDPSNNGKAKTCKPHGIMHQFMLHKSMASNFIDTSFGAKNRSNFRHLIIENATNGTAGNKGDGTGPAGHDRLHNIFSSFKKKVDNFFSGSASKQLRPRSLTVFGSVEEAVPDLTSFELLRVLDLKECSVLNEEHLGQIYKLLHLKYLTLGSSVSNLSVQMERLHCLETLDLRKTKIETLPMEVITLPHLAHLYGKIKLKKISGKNLTGFLQGKTNLQTLAGVVVDSNSGFPELMVHMKKLTKVKIWCEIPSTDSNYAVLSEAIHKFAQAGMATPVGARSLSLHLNDFSKGLLHHHQGDSTIATSRKRGYLSSLKLQGSLNQLPQFVMGLRGLKELCLTYTNLKGSELLAGLGNLKLLVCLKLVEVDLADLNIDIGDFPSLQRLCLVVEKPRFPIIEHGALPRLVSLQWLCKDLVGLSDDLKVESFEALEEVALDSMLNQQTIQLWENELKKHPKRPRVILLKKVVDPTKTMSGKYVASRKVYNSCYTDTPQTRLQRSCQVTAPHEQSPTPHSLFDQVQVCSGPDVEDT